The DNA region GGCAAGGATATCCGAAGAAATACCCCAGGAGCGGATCCAGATGATCCTTCGAAAGGGCACGGACCCAACGGTGGACAGCTACAGCGCCTTCTTCGACAACCGCCGGGCCAGACCCACCGGCCTCTGCGGCTACCTCAAGGAACGGGGGGTCCGCCAGGTATGGATAGCGGGCCTGGCGGGAGACTACTGCGCCTACTACTCCGCGGTGGACGCGTCGGACCTGGGCTTCCAGGTGGTCTTCCTGGAGGACGCCACCCGCCCCATAAGCCCCCAGGGCTTCCTCAAGGCCAAGGAGGACATGGCCAGGAGGGGGATACGGATCGCAAACGCAGGGCAACTCACATGGGAGGAATGAACATGACCCGCAAGGCAAGTCTCACCACCGCAACCTTGGCCCTGGGGCTCCTGCTGTTCCTGGGGCTTGGGGGCGTGGCCCCCGCCCAGGAGGTGATCCTCCAAGGGGACTTCGCCCCCGCCGACCAGGCCCAGCGGTTCGTGAAGGCCCTGGCCACGGGCCTGAACCCGGAGGAGATGACGGTCACCATTGACCAGTCCCCCACCAACGGGGAGATAAGGCACCTCTACGTGGAGGCCCGAGGCGCCAGGGCCCTGGGGGTACGAATAGACCGGATCGCCATGGAGGCCTTCTTCGTCAAACTGACGGACCAGCCGGACAGGCCCTTCTCCGCCCTGGAGGGGCTCTTCCACTGCTCCATCCTGGAGGAGGACGTGAACCGGTTCCTCAAGGACGCCACCGCCGGCTCCGGCGGGGACAGCTGGACCAAGCTTAGCGTCCGCTTCGCCGACGGGGGCCTCAAGGCCTCCGGCACCTTCACCCCCAAGGGCAAGGGGGTGTCCGCGGTGGTCCGCGTGGAGGGCAGGCTCTCCATAAGGGACCAGAGGGCGGTGGAGCTCAAGGATTACACGGTCAAGGTGAACGGATCCGAGACCGACATGGAGGCCATAAGGCGCTCCATCGACGGTGCCCAGCCCATAATAGACCTATCGGACATGCCCTTCCCGGTGAAGCTGAGGTCCATATCCACCTCCGCGGGACGCCTAACCCTGGACACCCAGAGGTCCCCCTCCCCCTTCCAGGGGATCTCCTACCGCTTCAGGCCCTGACGCTAAGCGGCCCCCCGGCGAAGCCTGCGGTAACCCCATAGGAGGCACAACACCGACACGGCCAGGGGGGCCAAAAGCCACCACCGGCTCCCCTCCGCCAGGGCGCTCACCAGGTCCGAAACCCCACCAAGACGTAGGGTCTTGATGACCCGGCTTATCCTGGGGGTGGGCTTCAGGAGCAACCCGATACCCGCCGGCCCCTTCCGGACCGCCAGCCTTATCACCTCCGCGGACCTGGGGCTCTCGGGCAGGTTCTTGAGCAACCTTATCCCGTCGTCCCCTCCCAGGACCATCAGGACGTACGCCTCGTCGGGGATCCACCGGGAGAAACTGGCCACCCCTCTAAGGTCCTTCGGGTCATCCACGTGCCTCAGGACCTTCAGGGTGCCCTGGACCCCCTGCCCCTGCCGTACCGCCTTCAGATCCACAAGGACGGCCTCCAGGGCTGGCTCCAGCCTCCGGGCCTCCAGGGATCTCCTCCCCGCCCCAAGGAGCCAATCCGCGAAGGCGTCGGTAAGGGCCCCCGCCTCCCTGGCGGCCTTCATCAGCGCAGGAGCCCAGTCCACCGCATCGAAGAGCTCCGTGGCCAGCCCCAGGGCCGCCAGAGTGGCCACCAGGGGGTCCGAATCCTCCCCCGCCAGCTTGTAGTACCCCTGCTTCACCAGGTCCCGAACGTCCCCGTAGAGGGTCATGTCCGACAGGATGGAGGCGGTGACCTCCTCCAGCGACTCCCCCTCTCCCAAAATGAACCCCCGGAGGAACCTGGAGGCCCTGGCGAGAAGGCCGCTCCTCTTCTCCTCGATCCGGGAGACGAGCTCCCGGGCCCGCTCCTGGCCGGGGAGCCCATTAGAATCCACGTACCTGAGAAGGCGCAGGGCCTCCTCCTCCCGCCCCTGGGCCATCATCTCCTCCGCATCGGCCACGTAATCGTGGTCCCCCATGGCCCTAAGCCGAACGGTGACCAGGGGGCCCGTGGGCCCCAACAGGGCGTCCAGGAACACGAGTCCGCTCATCACCCCCAGGGCCAGGAGCGCCAGGGTGAACGAAAGGGACCTAAGCTTCCCAAGGAACAAGACCATCACCTCCACTCCAATGGTACCCCCCGGAAAACGAAAAGGGGCAGACGGCCCAGGCCGCCCGCCCCGGGAAGCACTCAGCGGGGGTAGCCTAAAACCTCCTCCGGACGGGGGACCTGGTCCGGCTTGAAGACCGGGCGGAACTCCCCGTTGGTGGATATGGCCCGGTGGAGCTCCGCCTGGAGCCCCCTGGCGGCCTTCACGATCCGCCAGGAGTATACCGCCGCCTGGTGGTTGAGAAGCGGGGCCAGCTCCTCCCCCTTAAGCTTCCGGGCCCCCGCCTGGAAGGCCTCGAAGGAACGGATCAGCTCCACCTGGTAGTCCCTCCAGTAGGCCTTGATGGCCCCCTCCAGGTCTGTGCCGTTGGCGTCGTCATGGGCCTGGGCCTTCCTGGAGGCTCCGTAGAAGGACCAGTAGGGGGAGTGGGCCTCCGGCTGGTCGGTCCCCAGCGTGAAGGAGTTGGGCAGCCGGGTGAGCCCCTGACAGAAGGGCATGTAGACGCTACCGGTGGGGTTGCCCAGGCTGAGCCAGAGGACGTTACCCACATCACCGCTGACCCCGTCAACCCCGCCGAGCTCCACCAGGTGGGACTCCACGGTGCGGCGGACCGCCACGGGACGCACCTTGCCATTAACCCCGTTCACCGGGTTCTCGTAGTCGGTGCCCGGGTAGTTATCGGACCGGAGGAACTCCATCACGTCCAGCTTGGTTATCTTCCTGTCCGGGGTCATGAGGAACGGATACGAGTCCCTCCCGGGCTCCTGAACCTTGGAGGGGGAAAAGTGCCTGTGGCCCCACCACATCCTGACCCCGTTGTAGGTCCAGTCCAGAACGCCGAAGGCCTTGGCCAGATCGAGCCCCTTGGCCCTCACGTGCTCCTCAGTGCACTCCTCCTTGGGCAGGAGGCCGCTGTTTTTCACCAGCTCCAGGAGCGAAGGGCTACCCATGAAGTTCTCCCCGTCGTAGGGGTTGAAGTTGGATATGACCTTCTGGTTGGGGACCACCGTGTAGCTGTCGTCCGGGATCCGACAGGCGGCCCAGACCCGGCCGTGGAACTCCACGTACCAGACCTCGTTGGGATCCGCCACCGCGAAGCCCCCCGCCTCGCTGGAGCCAAAAGCCTCTATGGCCTCCCCGAAGATCCTAACCCCCTCCCGGGCGGTGGAGGCCCGGGGAAGTATGATGGAAGGTATCTGGGACTCGTCGATCAGACCGTCCAGGGGGGTCACCTTCTGGGCCTCGGGGCTTATCTCCTGGCTCTCGGTGGCCGAAACCGCAACCCCCTTCTCGTTTATACCCACCTCGTCCATTGGGGTGTACTCCTGGCTGGGATCCCTGGGATCCACCGACGGATCGTAGGGCCAGTCGGGGACCGAGAAGTAGCGGTAGGTGCGGGTCATCCCCTCCGGATAGCCCAGCTCCATCCCGCTCCAGAAGACCTGCTTCTCCCCCTTGGCCACCGGCCTGGAGGGGACCACCCGAAAGTGCTTGGCCCACCCGCCCCGATAGTCCTCGTTCCGGGCGATCATCACGTGCCCCGTGGCGGACGCCCCCTTGCCCACGAACACCGACGTGCAACCCAGGGCGGGAAGACACCACAGGACCGCCACCAGAACCCCCAAGACCACGCGGGCCCCGGACAAACCACGCCTCAAACCGCTTCTCATTACCCATCCTCCCTCCGGCTTAAAATGAAAAAATCTGCCACCGGAGAGTATAGCCCTACTCAGGCGTCCCTTCAATAAACTACAAGAATTCATTAGTTTATTTTGGGCCATTTAAAAAAGGCCCCATCAATGGGGCCCGGATCGCATCACCGGAGCAGTATCTTGATCTCCGTCACGTCCTGGAAGATGCCCTCCTGCACCCCGCTGGCCTCGGGCAGATCAATCCAGGGGCCGTCCCCGATCCGGCAGAGCACCCGCCCCTCAGGGGAGTCCCCCTCCCGGTCGAAGGGCCTTATGACCCCGCTGAAGAGGGGGTAGGTGCCCGCCAGGTCCTGGAACCGGTCGCCCCTTACTATGAGCCACTGACCCATGTTCCTTGACTTCTGCATCTCATCGTCGTACATGTGGGTCAGGGGCACTATCTGGAAGCCCCCTATGTCCCCCACCTGGGTGGTACTGACACATATAACTCCCGGATGGTTGGCCCTCACGGCGCTCACCGTCTGATAGAGGGTCCCCAGAAAACGGCCGGAGCTATGAAAGGGCTTCTCCACCGTCCCCAGCCTCTCCTCTCGGCGATCAACCCCAAGGAAGACCCCGCCACCCTCCCAGTTCTCAATCCTCACGTAGTCCCCCGGGGAACGCTCCTCCACGTCTATCTCCAGGGCGGAAGCCACCTTGAGAAGGTCCCGGGACCTAAAGGGGATCCGATAGCCCAGGCGGTTGACCACGTAGACCCGGGAGCCCACGGGGGGGGACAAGCGCCCCCAAAGGCCAACACCACCTACACCTTCGATAACCATGCTGGACCCGTTACCCGCCGCTGCCACGAAGGTGACCGACGGTATGACGCTCAACGTACGCCCCCGACTCCGCTCCACGTCCACCAGGATGTGGTGCGCATTGGCGCCGGAGGCCACCACCGACCCGGGCTCCCCCAGCCGGCTAGCGGTGAACCCCGGATATCGGGTCTTGACGGGCAACACCCGGACCTTGCCCATCGACTCCGAGGATCCGTCCGGGTAGAGGACCTCCGCCAGGGCCCCCACCTCCATGGGGAGACGGATCGTGTACGCCACCTGCCCAAACGCCGCCGAGGGCCCCGCCATACGGCCGGGGCCCATCGCAACCCACAGGATACATGCTAGAATACAGATTAACTTTTTAATTAGAACATGCACCATGGGGACCATTATATATCAACTAGCATGGATTCAAATGGGCCAAAGGTCACCCCAGGAGGTGCTCCAGGAGGATCTTTATCCCTATGGCGGAGATCACCAGCCCCCCCAGAACCTCCATGTAGCCCCCCCGGGTCCTAAGGATCCTGCCCGCACAAAGGGCCCCCAGGAGGCACACGATGAACGTCACAACCCCTATGACGGAGGCGGTGAAGGGGACGTTTATCCTCATGCCTATGAAGCCCACCCCCACCGCCAGGGCGTCGATGCTGGTCCCTATGGACAGGCTCAGCAGCTTCCCCCCGCCGCACACCGATCGGTCCGGCGCCTCATCCTGGGCCCCCCGGACCTTACCTAGCCCCTCTATCACCATCTTGCCCCCCACCGCCAGGAGGGCCAGGAAGGCCACCCAGTGATCCACCGGCTCCAGGATGGCCCCCATCCAGCGGGCACCCAGCCAGCCGACGAGGGGCATGATCGCCTGGAAGAGCCCGAAGCTAAGGGCCACCTTCAGGGCCTCGCCCCTGCTTATCCCGCACAGCCCCATGGCGCAGGAGACCGCGAAGGCGTCCATGGAGAGGCTGAGCCCCAGAGCGGCGGAGAACGCCACATCCATCATCCATACCCCCATCCTTCAACCCACGGCAAGACAGCCGGTAGATTCTATAATAAGGGGCATCACATATAAACCCCCATCACCCGGGGGATGGGACTGGAGGGATTCGAATTGAAGATCCACACCGAGTACCTGTGGATGAACACCCACCGGCGGAAGGAGCTGGTGCACGTAACCGAACAGCTGCAGGAGATCTTGGGGCGCAGCGGCGTCACTGAGGGCTTCATGCTGGTGTCCGCCATGCACATAACCTCGGGGGTGATCGTGAACGACAACGAGCCGGGGCTCCACCAGGACATAATGGACTGGCTGGAGGATTTGGCCCCCGAGAGGCCCGAGTACCGGCACCACATGACCGGGGAGGACAACGGGGATGCCCACCTGAAGCGCATACTGGTGCACCACCAGGCCATCATCCCCATTACCCAGGGCAGGCTCGACCTGGGTCCCTGGGAGAGGGTCTTCTACGCGGAGTTCGACGGCCAGCGGCGCAAGAGGGTGGTGGTCAAGGTCATGGGGGACTAGCCCCCCACGTAGCCCTTCAGCTCCTCCTGAAGGGTCCTCAGCTTCTCCAGCAGCGCCGGCAGATCCTGGATGACCTGCTGTCGGTCCCCCCCGCGCCACCGCTCAAGCAACCCCGCAAGGTCCGCCTCCAGCGAGGCGGCCCCCAGATAGCCGGCGCTGCCCTTTAGCCGGTGCAATGACTTCTCCACCGCCGCCGGATCCGACTCCCCGGCGGCGGCCTGGGAGAGGCACTGGATGTGGCCGGGCAGCATCTCCAGCACGTCGGTGGCGAAGCCCACCGCCAGCTCCCGGGATCCGTCCGCCATCTCCATCAGGACGTCCAGGTTCACCAGGTTCCTCTCGTTGGAGGTGAAGGACCATATCCGCCCCATCTCCCGGCGAAGCCTGGAGGGGGACACGGGCTTGGCCAGGAACCGGTCCATGCCGGCCTCCACGCAGGCCCTCCGGTCGTCCGGAGACGAGAAGGCGGTGAGCCCTATTATCAGCGTCCGCCGGCCAGTCCCCCTCTCCATCTCCCGGAAGCGACGGGTCACCTCCAATCCGTCCATGGCCGGCATTTGAACGTCCATGAAGACCATGTCAAAGGTCTCCTCCTCCAGGGCCCTCAACGCCTCCGCCCCATCGGAGGCGCACCGGACCGAGAGCCCCATCCTCTCCAGCAGGGACATCATCAGCCTCTGATTTGCCCGGTTGTCCTCCGCCAGGAGCACCCTAAGACCCCTGGGCAGCTCAGGGGCGTCATCCCCCCGGTCAGGACTAGCTAGCCCATGATCCCTGCGCAGGGGCAACCATATGGAGAAGCAGCTCCCCTCACCCCTGCGGCTCCTGACCCGTATGGCTCCCCCCATGAGGGACACCAGCTTCTTGCAGAGCGCAAGCCCCAGCCCAGTCCCCGGGATCCGGCGGGTAAGGAGCTCCTCTCCCCTCTCGAAGTAGTCGAAGATACGGTCCAGCTGCTCCTCCTCTATGCCTACACCGGTGTCGGACACCTCGAACAGGACCCCTCCCTCCGAGGCGGAGATACGGGCTGAAACGGATCCCGAAGGAGTGAACTTGATGGCGTTGCTCAAGAGGTTCCACAGGAGCTGCCGTATCCGGACCTGATCCCCCACAAAGTGACCGGAGGCACCATCCTCAACCTTGCCCCTAAACTCAAGCCCCTTCCTTTTGGCCTCCGCCCCCATGAGGCTGAAGACCGGGGCGCAGAGATCCTCCATGGAAAAGGACGATTCCTCCAAACGTAGCTTCCCTGCTTCCACCGCCGCCAGGTCCAGTATGTCCCCCAGGATCTCGGTGAGCGACATGGACGCTTGATGTATCAGCTCCAGGTCCTCCCGGATCTCCGGGTCCTCACAGGAATCGAGCAGCATCTCCGAGAGGCCCACCACCGCGTTCATGGGGGTCCTTATCTCGTGGCTTATGTGGGACACGAAGGCCATCTTGGCCCGGGAGGACGCCTCCGCCCTCTCCTTCGCCTCCCTAAGCTCCGCCTCCATCCTCTTCTGCTCGGTGATCTCCGTCATGACCCCCACGAAGCCCCCAACCCGGCCCACGTGGTCGAAGAATGTGGCCTTGTGGACCACGAAGTGGCGGCTCACATCCCCCTCGCCGAACTTGAAGTGGAAGCACATGGCCCCCGGGTTCCTCAGAAGATCCAGGTCAGAGTTAACGTCCCGGGCGACGAAGTCATCGGGCAGGTATGACATGTCAAACTCCCCCATGGGGCCGATGGCCTGGAAGACCTCCTGGAAGGCCCGGTTGAAACCCTGATAGCGGCCCCGAGAGTCCTTGTAGAACACCGGGCTGGGAATGGTATCCAGCAGGGTCCTGAGGAACCTCAGCCGATCCTTCTGTTCCCGGTCTATGCGTCTTATCTGGGTCAGATCGTCGATGAATCCGAAATGAAGGTAGTGATCCTCCCCCAGGTCCTTTACAACCGTGGCTATAACCCGGGCGGGCATCCTGGAACCGTCGGATCTCAAGAGGTCTATCTCGTACCGCCTCTGCCATTTGACGTGCCTCATGCTCCACTGGTAATCCAACACCTGCCGCTGGTCATCGGGCACCAGCGTCCATAGGGACCTGCCCTCTATCTGATCCCGCCGGTAACCCAGCATGGACTCGAAGGACTTGTTAACGTAGGTCACGTTCCCTGACTGGTCCACGGTGAGGAACGCCTCCCCCGCGTTGTCCAGCACCGCCTTCCAGCGCATCTCCGAGAGCTTCAGCTCCTCCTGGTAGCGCCTAACCTCGGATATGTCCCGGGCGACCCCCACCACGTACTTGCAGACCCCCGACTCGTCCCGGTGCCCCACCGCCCGGAGGTTCACCCACTTGCACGAGTCGTCCATGCCGCAGAACCTGAGGTCCACCGAGCCGCTCCCCTCCTCCTGGGCAAGCCGCAGGAGCTCATCGAAGAGATGCTGATCCTCCGGGTGGATCACCAGGTTCAGGTTGAACCTCACCATGAACTCCGGGATGGACATGCCCAACAGGTCCTCCATGCTGAGCGTCAGGAAGACCCACTTCCTCTCCGGAAGCCTCATGCACCATATGGGATCTGGGCACGAGTGCAGGAGGTCCAGAAGGGGAAAGTCCAGAAGGCCCGAGCCTTCATAACCGAAGGGCATCTCATACCACTCCTTCCAAGGTGAGCAGTCTAAAGGTCCGACGGGAGCCGGTACACGTTAACCGGACGGCCCCGCCCCAGGTGTTTGAGCCTGAGCTCCACCTCTCCCTCCCTGACCAGGTAGTCCATGTAGCGCCTGACGCTGGACTTGGACAGCCCCATCTCCTCGGACAGCCGGTCCACCGTGGCCTCCCCAAAACACGACAAGAGAGACAATATACCTTTAAGTGTAGATCTATGAAGTCCCTTGGGCAGCTCCTCCTCGCCCCCCCCAAGGAGCTTGTCCAGTTCATCCTGGGACATGCGGCTGTTGACCCGATCGATCCTGCGACGGAAGGCCACCAGGTCATCCAGGGCTCGCCCGAACCGGGATCCACCAAAGGGCTTCACCAGGTAGTCGAAGACCCCCAGCCTCATGGCCTCCCCGACGGTGCGGGGGGAGCTCTCGGAGGTCACCACGATCACGTCCAGGTCCACCCCCATTCCCCTTAGCTCCCGGAGGATATCCACCCCGTTGCTGCCCTCCAGGTATATGTCCAGAAGGAGCAGCTCCGCCCTCCCGCCCCGGCGGAAGTATCGGAGTAGCTCCTCACCGGAGGGGGTCACCCCGAGGAGGCTCACCCCCTCAACCCCCTGCAGGAAGGCCTTATAGAGCCTCACCATGGACGGATCGTCCTCAGCTATCAGAAGCCCGTAAGGGAGCATCGAAACACCCCTCGCTCGAAATAGTCGGCCCAATGATACCCCCCGAAGATCGGCACAACAAGAAGCTTCACGACAGGGCGGGGCTCAGATCCCTCACCGGGCTTCTGTAGGGCTCAAGTCCAATCTCCCCATCCCCTGAGACCTTGAACCTGGAGACCTCGGAGGACAGCTTCTCCGCTATGGCGGCCAGTTCCGTGGCCCCCTGGGCCACCTGCTCCGCCACCGAGGAGACGTCCCTTATCTGGGAGGCCACCACCGATGTGGCCTCGGATACGTCCCTGGTCTTGTCCGCCATCCCCTGGATCACCGACGATATCTCCTGGGCGCTGGCCGCCTCCTCCTCCGCTGTGGCCGCCATGTCCTGGGAGGCCTGGGATATCTCCGTGAGGTTCTGACTTATCATCCGGAAGACATCCAGCACCTGCTGGGACAGGCTCCGGACCTCTTCGGCCCCCTTTGCGTTGTCCTCCACCACGTCCACCACCACGTTGAGGTCCCTGGATATGGCCTCCGCTATGTCCGAGATGCTCCTTGCCGCCTGGGCGGACTCCTCCGCCAGCTTGCGAACCTCCTCGGCAACCACCGCGAAGCCCCGGCCGTGCTCCCCCGCCCTTGCGGCCTCGATGGCGGCGTTCAACGCCAACAGGTTAGTCTGATCCGCTATTCCACCTATCTGGGCCACTATGCTCTGAATCGTGGCGGCCCTCTCGTGAAGCTTCTCCACCATGTCCATGGAGGACCTGGCCTTGTCAGCCACCTGGCCGATGGACTCCACCGCCCGGCGAACGAAGGACATCCCCTCCTCCTGCCTGCCCCGGGCCTTCTCCACCTGCTCCGCCACCTCGGTGCTCCGGGCGGCGGCGGTGGACGAAGCGGCGGCTACCTCCTGGACGCTGGCGGACACCTCCTCCGCCCCGGACGCCAGGTCGTCCACCCGGCTCACCGTAAGCTCCAGCTGGGACCTGACCTCCTCCACCGACGCATTGGCCTCCTCCGCGGTGGCGGAGAAGGTCTCCGCCTGGGAGCTCACCTGACGGGATATGCCCCTCACCTGGGCTATTATCTCCTCGAAGTGGGAGAACATGCTGGCCAGGGACCGGCCCAACACCCCTATCTCGTCCCGGAAATCCCCAGGATCCCCGAACCGGAGGTCCAGCTCATTGGACATCCTGTCCAACTTGGACACCAGGGCGGATATGGGCCTGGTGATGGACAGGGTCACCATCAGCCCCACCGCCAGGGCCAGGATCGCCACCGCCACGGACACCAGGAGGGACACCCTCATGGCGGAAGCGGCAGAGGCGTCCAGCTGGTCTTTGGAGGAGGACATGACCCGCTGGGATATCTCCACCAGGCCGCTCAAGGCATCCATGGCCCCCTGGGTGGTCTGCCGGGCGCCGAACAGGAACTGTCTGATCTCCTGGTCCGGGGCCCCCATGGCGACCATCTCCTCGAACTTCAGGTTGACCTCCCTCATGGCCTCCAGGGCGGACCTGGCCTCGTCGTAGGCCTTGAGGGACCCCATATCCCCCTCCCTCAGCGTGGCCTTGTAGCGGCTAACGTACTCCAGCGCCTCCTCTATGGCGGTCACCGACGCCTGGGCGTTGGCCTCCCGGTCCTTGGGATCCGCGCTGTTTATGGCCCGATATATGTTTATCACCGACATCTGCCCGCTGCACATGGCGGACATGGCCCAGCGGACCCCAGAGGCTCCAACCGAGTAGAGCTGATCTGCGCTCCCCTTGGCACTCTTCAGGCCCTCGACCAGGAAGGCGGAGAGCCCACCCATGGCCAACAGGAGACCCACCAGGAGAAACCACAGCCTGGCCTTTATGGTGAAACCCCGGAGCAATCTCTCCATACGAACCCCCCCTTATCTAGCGAATCTGTTAGATATGGAAGATTGTATACCAGGGCTGGCCCTCCGCAAGGTTTAACGCCATAAAAACAACGCCGGGCCATAGGGCCCGGCGCTCCAGCGGTGCATGGATCTCACACCCTT from Thermanaerovibrio acidaminovorans DSM 6589 includes:
- the pncA gene encoding bifunctional nicotinamidase/pyrazinamidase, whose product is MRALLIVDVQYDFLPGGALPVPEGHLVIPAINSILDRFPLVVATQDWHPANHGSFASNHPGRSPFETGELNGLPQVFWPDHCVQGSQGARISEEIPQERIQMILRKGTDPTVDSYSAFFDNRRARPTGLCGYLKERGVRQVWIAGLAGDYCAYYSAVDASDLGFQVVFLEDATRPISPQGFLKAKEDMARRGIRIANAGQLTWEE
- a CDS encoding DUF2993 domain-containing protein; this encodes MTRKASLTTATLALGLLLFLGLGGVAPAQEVILQGDFAPADQAQRFVKALATGLNPEEMTVTIDQSPTNGEIRHLYVEARGARALGVRIDRIAMEAFFVKLTDQPDRPFSALEGLFHCSILEEDVNRFLKDATAGSGGDSWTKLSVRFADGGLKASGTFTPKGKGVSAVVRVEGRLSIRDQRAVELKDYTVKVNGSETDMEAIRRSIDGAQPIIDLSDMPFPVKLRSISTSAGRLTLDTQRSPSPFQGISYRFRP
- a CDS encoding C69 family dipeptidase yields the protein MRSGLRRGLSGARVVLGVLVAVLWCLPALGCTSVFVGKGASATGHVMIARNEDYRGGWAKHFRVVPSRPVAKGEKQVFWSGMELGYPEGMTRTYRYFSVPDWPYDPSVDPRDPSQEYTPMDEVGINEKGVAVSATESQEISPEAQKVTPLDGLIDESQIPSIILPRASTAREGVRIFGEAIEAFGSSEAGGFAVADPNEVWYVEFHGRVWAACRIPDDSYTVVPNQKVISNFNPYDGENFMGSPSLLELVKNSGLLPKEECTEEHVRAKGLDLAKAFGVLDWTYNGVRMWWGHRHFSPSKVQEPGRDSYPFLMTPDRKITKLDVMEFLRSDNYPGTDYENPVNGVNGKVRPVAVRRTVESHLVELGGVDGVSGDVGNVLWLSLGNPTGSVYMPFCQGLTRLPNSFTLGTDQPEAHSPYWSFYGASRKAQAHDDANGTDLEGAIKAYWRDYQVELIRSFEAFQAGARKLKGEELAPLLNHQAAVYSWRIVKAARGLQAELHRAISTNGEFRPVFKPDQVPRPEEVLGYPR
- a CDS encoding manganese efflux pump MntP family protein, which encodes MDVAFSAALGLSLSMDAFAVSCAMGLCGISRGEALKVALSFGLFQAIMPLVGWLGARWMGAILEPVDHWVAFLALLAVGGKMVIEGLGKVRGAQDEAPDRSVCGGGKLLSLSIGTSIDALAVGVGFIGMRINVPFTASVIGVVTFIVCLLGALCAGRILRTRGGYMEVLGGLVISAIGIKILLEHLLG
- a CDS encoding secondary thiamine-phosphate synthase enzyme YjbQ encodes the protein MKIHTEYLWMNTHRRKELVHVTEQLQEILGRSGVTEGFMLVSAMHITSGVIVNDNEPGLHQDIMDWLEDLAPERPEYRHHMTGEDNGDAHLKRILVHHQAIIPITQGRLDLGPWERVFYAEFDGQRRKRVVVKVMGD
- a CDS encoding PAS domain-containing sensor histidine kinase, with the translated sequence MPFGYEGSGLLDFPLLDLLHSCPDPIWCMRLPERKWVFLTLSMEDLLGMSIPEFMVRFNLNLVIHPEDQHLFDELLRLAQEEGSGSVDLRFCGMDDSCKWVNLRAVGHRDESGVCKYVVGVARDISEVRRYQEELKLSEMRWKAVLDNAGEAFLTVDQSGNVTYVNKSFESMLGYRRDQIEGRSLWTLVPDDQRQVLDYQWSMRHVKWQRRYEIDLLRSDGSRMPARVIATVVKDLGEDHYLHFGFIDDLTQIRRIDREQKDRLRFLRTLLDTIPSPVFYKDSRGRYQGFNRAFQEVFQAIGPMGEFDMSYLPDDFVARDVNSDLDLLRNPGAMCFHFKFGEGDVSRHFVVHKATFFDHVGRVGGFVGVMTEITEQKRMEAELREAKERAEASSRAKMAFVSHISHEIRTPMNAVVGLSEMLLDSCEDPEIREDLELIHQASMSLTEILGDILDLAAVEAGKLRLEESSFSMEDLCAPVFSLMGAEAKRKGLEFRGKVEDGASGHFVGDQVRIRQLLWNLLSNAIKFTPSGSVSARISASEGGVLFEVSDTGVGIEEEQLDRIFDYFERGEELLTRRIPGTGLGLALCKKLVSLMGGAIRVRSRRGEGSCFSIWLPLRRDHGLASPDRGDDAPELPRGLRVLLAEDNRANQRLMMSLLERMGLSVRCASDGAEALRALEEETFDMVFMDVQMPAMDGLEVTRRFREMERGTGRRTLIIGLTAFSSPDDRRACVEAGMDRFLAKPVSPSRLRREMGRIWSFTSNERNLVNLDVLMEMADGSRELAVGFATDVLEMLPGHIQCLSQAAAGESDPAAVEKSLHRLKGSAGYLGAASLEADLAGLLERWRGGDRQQVIQDLPALLEKLRTLQEELKGYVGG
- a CDS encoding response regulator yields the protein MLPYGLLIAEDDPSMVRLYKAFLQGVEGVSLLGVTPSGEELLRYFRRGGRAELLLLDIYLEGSNGVDILRELRGMGVDLDVIVVTSESSPRTVGEAMRLGVFDYLVKPFGGSRFGRALDDLVAFRRRIDRVNSRMSQDELDKLLGGGEEELPKGLHRSTLKGILSLLSCFGEATVDRLSEEMGLSKSSVRRYMDYLVREGEVELRLKHLGRGRPVNVYRLPSDL
- a CDS encoding methyl-accepting chemotaxis protein — its product is MERLLRGFTIKARLWFLLVGLLLAMGGLSAFLVEGLKSAKGSADQLYSVGASGVRWAMSAMCSGQMSVINIYRAINSADPKDREANAQASVTAIEEALEYVSRYKATLREGDMGSLKAYDEARSALEAMREVNLKFEEMVAMGAPDQEIRQFLFGARQTTQGAMDALSGLVEISQRVMSSSKDQLDASAASAMRVSLLVSVAVAILALAVGLMVTLSITRPISALVSKLDRMSNELDLRFGDPGDFRDEIGVLGRSLASMFSHFEEIIAQVRGISRQVSSQAETFSATAEEANASVEEVRSQLELTVSRVDDLASGAEEVSASVQEVAAASSTAAARSTEVAEQVEKARGRQEEGMSFVRRAVESIGQVADKARSSMDMVEKLHERAATIQSIVAQIGGIADQTNLLALNAAIEAARAGEHGRGFAVVAEEVRKLAEESAQAARSISDIAEAISRDLNVVVDVVEDNAKGAEEVRSLSQQVLDVFRMISQNLTEISQASQDMAATAEEEAASAQEISSVIQGMADKTRDVSEATSVVASQIRDVSSVAEQVAQGATELAAIAEKLSSEVSRFKVSGDGEIGLEPYRSPVRDLSPALS